Proteins from a single region of Nocardiopsis dassonvillei subsp. dassonvillei DSM 43111:
- a CDS encoding VWA domain-containing protein yields MPSGRHRQASPTAANTRRVVASPLGITAIAVALIAVAAVAVPVGLDMLGCGDTRYLRVSATQSIAPVLREAAGEFNDERPSYDGECVYAQVDEIAPHRIMTALSGGQAGDSTIAPHVWVPESSAWVELTRVSGSGTHRIDTEPPSLASSPVVLAAPRGGGGLPEPDEAGWPLVLPDERERPLVMVDPNRGADGMAVMHAVRRHLGTGDGADTAMTDFVRDVQLDSAFGEIDLATFYSSGRTGGGSGEGGGGRVDPLIAVPEQAVVSYNADRAESAPPLEAHYPTEGTVSLDYPYVTTTDTASLRSAAADLHEVLRRDSYRARLRELGFRDPDGTLSGTAGADPDGFGVTAEEPPTHDDLTGDALLASVTDWNRLSMPSRTLVLADTSANMAEDLDGGPSRMEVAQQAALMGLSLFPDETDMGLWLMSDENASGRVEAADMHPLGGAEQGDTATRRRELIGVAEEIAVRGGGSRLYDNILAAYDRVQDDYDEDKINSVILLTAGQDEGSSDIAHADLVAALQDRFDPERPVSMFIIAFGSREQQVAEEELRRIAAATSGSLFVTDDPDEIGDIFLSSISRRLCVPDCDS; encoded by the coding sequence GTGCCCAGTGGACGCCACCGACAGGCCTCACCGACCGCCGCGAACACCCGCAGGGTGGTCGCGTCGCCGTTGGGGATCACCGCGATCGCCGTCGCCCTGATCGCGGTGGCCGCGGTCGCGGTCCCGGTCGGACTCGACATGCTCGGCTGCGGCGACACCCGCTACCTGCGCGTGTCGGCGACCCAGAGCATCGCGCCCGTGCTCCGCGAGGCCGCGGGCGAGTTCAACGACGAGCGCCCCAGCTACGACGGGGAGTGCGTGTACGCGCAGGTGGACGAGATCGCGCCGCACCGCATCATGACCGCCCTGTCCGGCGGCCAGGCGGGCGACTCCACCATCGCCCCGCACGTGTGGGTGCCCGAGTCCTCGGCCTGGGTCGAACTGACCCGCGTATCCGGGAGCGGCACGCACCGCATCGACACCGAACCGCCCTCGCTGGCCAGCTCACCGGTCGTCCTGGCCGCGCCGCGGGGCGGCGGGGGCCTGCCCGAGCCCGACGAGGCCGGGTGGCCCCTGGTCCTGCCCGACGAACGCGAACGCCCCCTGGTGATGGTGGACCCCAACCGGGGCGCGGACGGTATGGCCGTCATGCACGCGGTCCGCCGACACCTGGGCACCGGCGACGGAGCCGACACCGCCATGACCGACTTCGTGCGCGACGTGCAGCTCGACAGCGCGTTCGGCGAGATCGACCTCGCCACCTTCTACAGCTCCGGCCGTACCGGCGGCGGGAGCGGCGAAGGCGGCGGAGGGCGCGTCGACCCGCTGATCGCCGTCCCCGAACAGGCCGTGGTGTCCTACAACGCCGACCGCGCCGAGTCCGCGCCGCCGCTGGAGGCCCACTACCCCACCGAGGGCACCGTCAGCCTCGACTACCCCTACGTCACCACCACCGACACGGCCTCGCTGCGGTCCGCGGCCGCCGACCTGCACGAGGTGCTGCGCCGGGACTCCTACCGCGCCCGGCTCCGGGAGCTCGGCTTCCGCGACCCCGACGGCACCCTGTCCGGTACGGCCGGTGCGGACCCCGACGGGTTCGGTGTGACCGCGGAGGAGCCGCCCACCCACGACGACCTGACCGGGGACGCCCTGCTGGCCTCGGTCACCGACTGGAACCGGCTGTCGATGCCCAGCCGCACCCTGGTGCTCGCCGACACCTCCGCGAACATGGCGGAGGACCTCGACGGGGGCCCGTCCCGGATGGAGGTCGCCCAGCAGGCGGCGCTCATGGGCCTGTCGCTGTTCCCCGACGAGACCGACATGGGTCTGTGGCTGATGTCGGACGAGAACGCGAGCGGCCGCGTCGAGGCCGCGGACATGCACCCCCTGGGCGGGGCGGAGCAGGGCGACACCGCCACCCGTCGCCGGGAACTCATCGGGGTGGCCGAGGAGATCGCGGTCCGCGGCGGCGGTTCGCGCCTGTACGACAACATCCTGGCCGCCTACGACCGGGTGCAGGACGACTACGACGAGGACAAGATCAACAGCGTCATCCTGCTCACCGCCGGCCAGGACGAGGGGTCCAGCGACATCGCGCACGCGGACCTGGTGGCGGCGCTCCAGGACCGCTTCGACCCCGAGCGGCCGGTCAGCATGTTCATCATCGCCTTCGGGTCGCGTGAGCAGCAGGTCGCGGAGGAGGAGCTGCGGCGGATCGCGGCCGCCACCAGCGGTTCGCTGTTCGTCACCGACGACCCCGACGAGATCGGCGACATCTTCCTCAGCTCCATCTCACGGCGTCTTTGCGTGCCCGACTGCGACAGCTGA
- a CDS encoding 2-hydroxyacid dehydrogenase, with protein sequence MGGRTLVQWEQNRDNAPDSLTVDLYAGGAAPDSGLDEVTFYQVPYTPSTQGVDARLDMIARMPSLEVVQLLSAGYEQVLPLLPDHVTLCNGRGLHDASTAEHALALILAAQRDLPRWALAQREHHWGSAQLRSLADSRVLIVGYGSIGQAVESRLLPFEAEVVRVASRARPDEGVHGVDELHALLPGADIVVLVTPLTEATRGLFGAREFALLRDDALVVNVGRGPVLDTGALLEQEGRVRAALDVTDPEPPPADHPLWSAPGVFLTPHVAGGSAAFYPRARAFVDAQLARWAAGEPLANVVRTGSARDR encoded by the coding sequence ATGGGCGGCCGAACGCTGGTGCAGTGGGAGCAGAACAGGGACAACGCCCCGGACTCCCTGACCGTGGACCTCTACGCGGGAGGAGCGGCGCCCGACAGCGGACTGGACGAGGTCACCTTCTACCAGGTGCCCTACACCCCCTCCACCCAGGGCGTCGACGCGCGGCTCGACATGATCGCGCGGATGCCGTCGCTGGAGGTCGTCCAGCTCCTGTCCGCCGGGTACGAGCAGGTGCTCCCGCTGCTGCCGGACCACGTGACCCTGTGCAACGGGCGCGGCCTCCACGACGCCAGCACCGCCGAGCACGCCCTCGCGCTCATCCTGGCCGCCCAGCGTGACCTGCCCCGGTGGGCGCTCGCGCAGAGGGAGCACCACTGGGGCTCCGCCCAGCTGCGCTCCCTGGCCGACTCGCGCGTGCTGATCGTCGGCTACGGCAGCATCGGCCAGGCCGTCGAGAGCCGCCTGCTGCCCTTCGAGGCCGAGGTCGTGCGCGTGGCCAGCCGCGCCCGTCCCGACGAGGGCGTGCACGGCGTGGACGAACTGCACGCCCTGCTGCCCGGGGCCGACATCGTCGTCCTGGTCACCCCGCTCACCGAGGCCACCCGCGGCCTGTTCGGCGCCCGCGAGTTCGCCCTGCTGCGCGACGACGCCCTCGTGGTCAACGTGGGCCGCGGCCCCGTCCTGGACACCGGCGCCCTGCTGGAGCAGGAGGGCCGGGTACGGGCCGCACTCGACGTCACCGACCCCGAGCCCCCGCCCGCGGATCACCCGCTGTGGAGCGCGCCCGGCGTGTTCCTCACCCCGCACGTCGCGGGGGGTTCGGCCGCGTTCTACCCGCGTGCCCGCGCCTTCGTGGACGCCCAGCTCGCCCGCTGGGCCGCCGGTGAGCCGCTGGCCAACGTGGTCCGCACCGGATCCGCCCGCGACCGCTGA
- a CDS encoding gamma-glutamyltransferase family protein, producing MPPGFTTRPQLRGDFGMVASTHWLASATGMSLLERGGNAFDAAVGAGFTLQVVEPHLNGPGGEVPVIFQAAGSSPRVLCGQGVSPAAATVDAFAGMDRIPGSGVLAATVPGSFDAWMLLLRDHGTMTVRDVLDHAIGLAERGYPVLDRIAAAVEALTPVFSRHWAGSAAVYLPHGAAPRPGSRLRNPALAAAYRRIVAEAEASGGDREAQIEAARRSWSQGFVAEAVGDFLSSPVPSGTGEPQRALLTAQDMADWSASYEEPASAAYGTHTVHKTGPWGQGPVMLQQLRLAEVLGTGHDVLDGVSADFVHGVTEAAKLAFADREAWYGDPDFTDVPLKELLGADYTARRAALVDGARASMEQRPGTVGGRTPFEPPLYVPGRTPGDRTTGEPTVRQDAVANPADLRGDTCHVDVVDAWGNMVSATPSGGWLSSSPVIPALGFPLGTRAQMFWLDPASPNALAPRKRPRTTLSPTLVTREDGQAVLAIGTPGGDQQDQWTFTALLRILNGVENLQEALDTPMFHTTAFPSSFHPRETVPGGLVVEPGAGARTVEELRRRGHRVQVAQEWTLGRLAAVARDPETGELRAAADARASQGYAVGR from the coding sequence ATGCCCCCCGGTTTCACCACCCGCCCCCAGCTCCGCGGCGACTTCGGCATGGTCGCCTCCACCCACTGGCTGGCCAGCGCCACCGGCATGTCCCTGCTCGAACGCGGCGGCAACGCCTTCGACGCCGCCGTCGGCGCGGGGTTCACCCTCCAGGTGGTCGAGCCCCACCTCAACGGCCCCGGCGGGGAGGTCCCCGTCATCTTCCAGGCCGCCGGAAGTTCCCCCCGCGTCCTGTGCGGCCAGGGCGTCTCCCCCGCCGCGGCGACCGTCGACGCCTTCGCGGGCATGGACCGCATCCCCGGCAGCGGCGTGCTCGCCGCCACCGTCCCCGGCTCCTTCGACGCCTGGATGCTGCTGCTGCGCGACCACGGCACCATGACCGTCCGCGACGTCCTCGACCACGCGATCGGGCTGGCCGAGCGCGGCTACCCCGTCCTGGACCGCATCGCCGCCGCCGTCGAGGCCCTCACCCCCGTCTTCTCCCGCCACTGGGCCGGTTCGGCGGCCGTCTACCTCCCGCACGGCGCCGCGCCCCGCCCCGGCTCCCGGCTGCGCAACCCGGCCCTGGCCGCCGCCTACCGGCGGATCGTCGCCGAGGCCGAGGCTTCGGGAGGCGACCGCGAGGCGCAGATCGAGGCGGCCCGGCGGTCCTGGTCGCAGGGCTTCGTCGCGGAGGCGGTCGGGGACTTCCTGTCCTCGCCCGTCCCCAGCGGCACGGGCGAGCCCCAGCGGGCCCTGCTCACCGCGCAGGACATGGCCGACTGGAGCGCCTCCTACGAGGAGCCCGCCAGCGCGGCCTACGGCACCCACACCGTGCACAAGACCGGCCCGTGGGGGCAGGGGCCCGTCATGCTCCAGCAGCTGCGCCTGGCCGAGGTCCTGGGCACCGGACACGACGTGCTCGACGGGGTCAGCGCCGACTTCGTGCACGGGGTGACCGAGGCGGCCAAGCTCGCCTTCGCCGACCGCGAGGCCTGGTACGGCGACCCCGACTTCACGGACGTGCCCCTCAAGGAGCTGCTGGGCGCCGACTACACCGCGCGCCGCGCGGCACTGGTCGACGGTGCGCGCGCCAGCATGGAGCAGCGCCCCGGCACCGTCGGCGGCCGCACACCCTTCGAACCGCCGCTGTACGTGCCGGGCCGCACCCCCGGCGACCGCACCACGGGCGAGCCCACGGTACGCCAGGACGCCGTCGCCAACCCCGCCGACCTGCGCGGGGACACCTGCCACGTGGACGTCGTGGACGCGTGGGGCAACATGGTCTCGGCCACCCCCAGCGGCGGCTGGCTCAGCAGTTCGCCGGTCATCCCCGCCCTCGGGTTCCCGCTGGGAACCCGGGCGCAGATGTTCTGGCTCGACCCGGCCTCCCCCAACGCCCTGGCGCCCCGCAAGCGCCCCCGCACCACCCTGTCCCCCACCCTGGTGACCAGGGAGGACGGCCAGGCGGTGCTGGCGATCGGCACCCCGGGCGGCGACCAGCAGGACCAGTGGACGTTCACCGCCCTGCTGCGGATCCTCAACGGGGTGGAGAACCTCCAGGAGGCCCTGGACACCCCGATGTTCCACACCACCGCCTTCCCCAGCTCCTTCCACCCCCGCGAGACGGTTCCGGGCGGCCTGGTCGTGGAACCGGGCGCGGGGGCACGGACCGTCGAGGAACTCCGTCGGCGCGGCCACCGGGTGCAGGTCGCCCAGGAGTGGACGCTGGGGCGCCTGGCCGCCGTGGCCCGCGACCCGGAGACCGGCGAGCTGCGCGCCGCCGCCGACGCGCGGGCCTCGCAGGGGTACGCGGTCGGCCGCTGA
- a CDS encoding ICP22 family protein: protein MRKHHKRWVALLGAAAIASSGLVGLPGAVAADEKDMRTLAWPEISQSVSSYSLDGYEIGYLPAELERNGIHASTTTDRLGNRQSQLSWMRGPDQLLGRVSILRSDSMEQLDDLRERRYGHLPERTLERLDSGEALRSEAYLSPETGDLFWLDEPGVAVALYLQPDKWGSGELVRMAESLTRKEEAPAEGTDEPAPEGSGSQEPEAEEPAQDEPNAQEPAQEGSGGEAGGAASDGSSGGEAGAEAAQDGPAEEESPQEPAEPASGTTGEKESQEPAGADGSTSSADGTPVDTAPVGRPETPETPEATQTSETSQTPESPSAQGGEAAQEQPATGDGAQGAPAETGGTADSEQPGVARVRMAKECVVSRFVSFETGETRLGEMTPASTQFVERAVAAERLGDGDLDRLLATVWYYGDEGVKTVAVEHCAEDVQMSRTELEGLISDLGEMIAVLVEEAEKHDATHEENVARTLEEVNATLPVEVDATEVLDPIGAQEWAELAQSLPWSFPTGTS from the coding sequence ATGCGCAAGCACCACAAGAGGTGGGTCGCGCTGCTCGGCGCCGCCGCGATCGCGTCGTCGGGACTGGTCGGTCTCCCGGGGGCGGTGGCGGCCGACGAGAAGGACATGCGGACGCTGGCCTGGCCGGAGATCAGCCAGAGCGTCTCCTCGTACAGCCTGGACGGCTACGAGATCGGTTACCTGCCCGCCGAGCTGGAGCGGAACGGGATCCACGCCTCGACCACGACCGACCGGCTGGGCAACAGACAGTCGCAGCTGTCCTGGATGCGCGGACCCGACCAGCTGCTCGGCAGGGTCTCGATCCTGCGCTCGGACAGCATGGAGCAGCTCGACGACCTGCGCGAACGCCGGTACGGTCACCTTCCCGAGAGGACGCTGGAGCGCCTGGACTCGGGCGAGGCGCTGCGCAGTGAGGCCTACCTGTCTCCGGAGACCGGCGACCTGTTCTGGCTCGACGAGCCGGGCGTGGCCGTGGCCCTGTACCTCCAGCCGGACAAGTGGGGCAGCGGTGAACTGGTCAGGATGGCGGAGTCGCTGACCAGGAAGGAGGAGGCGCCCGCGGAGGGGACCGATGAGCCCGCCCCTGAGGGGTCCGGATCGCAGGAACCGGAGGCCGAGGAGCCCGCGCAGGACGAGCCGAACGCGCAGGAGCCCGCGCAGGAGGGGTCCGGCGGCGAGGCGGGCGGCGCCGCGTCGGACGGAAGCTCCGGCGGCGAGGCCGGTGCCGAGGCGGCGCAGGACGGGCCCGCCGAGGAGGAAAGCCCGCAGGAGCCCGCGGAGCCGGCGTCCGGGACGACCGGGGAGAAGGAGTCGCAGGAGCCCGCCGGTGCGGACGGAAGCACGTCCTCCGCCGACGGGACTCCGGTGGACACCGCCCCCGTCGGACGGCCCGAGACTCCGGAGACCCCCGAAGCCACCCAAACCTCCGAGACCTCACAGACCCCCGAGAGCCCGTCCGCGCAGGGCGGAGAGGCAGCGCAGGAGCAGCCCGCCACCGGGGACGGCGCGCAGGGGGCGCCGGCGGAGACCGGAGGGACCGCGGACTCCGAGCAGCCCGGGGTGGCCCGCGTCCGGATGGCCAAGGAATGTGTCGTCAGCCGGTTCGTGAGCTTCGAGACCGGCGAGACCCGCCTGGGCGAGATGACCCCGGCCAGCACGCAGTTCGTGGAGCGGGCCGTGGCCGCGGAGCGGCTCGGCGACGGGGACCTCGACCGCCTGCTGGCCACCGTCTGGTACTACGGCGACGAGGGCGTCAAGACCGTCGCCGTCGAGCACTGCGCCGAGGACGTCCAGATGTCGCGCACCGAACTGGAGGGGCTCATCTCCGACCTCGGCGAGATGATCGCCGTGCTCGTGGAGGAGGCCGAGAAGCACGACGCCACGCACGAGGAGAACGTGGCGCGCACGCTGGAGGAGGTGAACGCCACCCTGCCCGTGGAGGTGGACGCCACCGAGGTCCTGGACCCGATCGGCGCCCAGGAGTGGGCCGAGCTGGCGCAGTCCCTGCCGTGGAGCTTCCCGACCGGGACCTCCTGA
- a CDS encoding TrmH family RNA methyltransferase, which yields MDVIKVSDPADPRLADYTRLRDVNLRRHLEAEHGLFMAEGDKVIRRAAAAGFEPRSFLLTERRAEALDDVVAASSAPLYVVGEDTAEKLVGFDLHRGALAAFHRRALPPLDDVLAGARTIVVLEDLVDHTNVGAIFRSAAGLGVDAIVLAPRCADPLYRRAVKVSMGAVFTLPHTRLDDWYGGLDTLRAAGFHLMALTPGEGSLPLRDAMAALAPGDRVGLLLGTEGDGLSSRWLERATARVHIPMADRDVDSLNVTAAAAIACYELTRATG from the coding sequence ATGGACGTCATCAAGGTCAGTGACCCCGCGGACCCGCGCCTGGCCGACTACACCCGCCTGCGCGACGTGAACCTGCGCCGCCACCTGGAGGCCGAGCACGGGCTGTTCATGGCCGAGGGCGACAAGGTCATCCGCCGGGCCGCCGCGGCCGGTTTCGAACCCCGCAGCTTCCTGCTCACCGAACGCCGGGCCGAGGCGCTCGACGACGTGGTCGCCGCCTCCTCCGCGCCGCTGTACGTGGTCGGGGAGGACACCGCCGAGAAGCTCGTCGGCTTCGACCTGCACCGCGGCGCGCTGGCCGCCTTCCACCGCCGCGCCCTGCCCCCACTCGACGACGTCCTGGCCGGGGCGCGCACCATCGTGGTCCTGGAGGACCTGGTGGACCACACCAACGTGGGCGCCATCTTCCGCAGCGCCGCCGGTCTGGGCGTGGACGCGATCGTGCTCGCGCCCCGCTGCGCCGACCCCCTGTACCGGCGCGCGGTCAAGGTGTCCATGGGCGCGGTCTTCACCCTGCCCCACACCCGCCTGGACGACTGGTACGGCGGTCTGGACACCCTGCGCGCGGCCGGGTTCCACCTCATGGCGCTCACACCGGGGGAGGGCTCCCTGCCCCTGCGCGACGCCATGGCCGCCCTCGCGCCGGGCGACCGGGTCGGACTCCTGCTCGGCACCGAGGGAGACGGGCTCTCCTCCCGCTGGCTGGAGCGGGCCACCGCCCGGGTGCACATCCCCATGGCCGACCGCGACGTCGACTCCCTCAACGTCACCGCCGCGGCCGCCATCGCCTGCTACGAGCTCACCCGCGCCACCGGCTGA
- a CDS encoding bifunctional 3'-5' exonuclease/DNA polymerase — MRIAVVADGEGGGWLQELDEAPGPIRRVGDLAAAVREAEHARPQPPRWVWSAGEDVYPDLVRAGVRVSRCHDAALTEALLLGYHARHGEASSLGAAWARLHRLPVPDDPVRPLGEGGTAHAQPALFEADRSTLPPGTDRLAALVEVHADQLRRLAQLPDPAPGRMRLLAAVESAGGLAAAEMSHDGLPWRPDVHDEILTGLLGQRPPSGQRPPVLADLAARIGEAVGREVNPDSPAQVLRAMAWIGHPVDSTRSWVLERIDHPVVPLLLRYKELSRLHSANGWAWLDAWVRRRPGPDGTTLGRFHPDYVVGGVVSGRWATRGGGALQIPRSLRGAVRADPGWVLVRADAGQLEPRVLAAVSGDDALAAAAAEEDLYARLAVHVGGDRDRAKIGMLSAMYGQTSGDAAPLLATMRRLYPRALEYVDSAARTGEGGGIVRSWLGRTSPVPEGWDAAVSGPGGERRRRAQGRFTRNFVVQATAAEWALVLLASLRQRLPDMPEGAGIVFFVHDEVVLHVPADLAGEAVRAVAEAEATTRATLFGDTPVRFPLTPVVTRNIG; from the coding sequence ATGCGGATCGCGGTGGTCGCCGACGGCGAGGGCGGCGGCTGGCTCCAGGAACTGGACGAGGCCCCCGGCCCGATCCGCCGCGTCGGCGACCTCGCCGCCGCCGTGCGCGAGGCCGAGCACGCCCGCCCCCAGCCGCCCCGCTGGGTGTGGTCGGCCGGTGAGGACGTCTACCCCGACCTGGTCCGCGCCGGGGTACGGGTCTCGCGCTGCCACGACGCCGCGCTCACCGAGGCCCTGCTCCTGGGTTATCACGCCCGCCACGGCGAGGCCTCCTCGTTGGGCGCCGCCTGGGCCCGTCTGCACCGGCTGCCCGTCCCCGACGACCCCGTGCGCCCCCTCGGAGAGGGCGGCACCGCCCACGCCCAGCCCGCGCTCTTCGAAGCCGACCGCTCCACCCTGCCCCCGGGCACCGACCGCCTCGCCGCCCTGGTCGAGGTGCACGCCGACCAGCTGCGGCGCCTCGCACAGCTCCCCGACCCCGCGCCCGGCCGCATGCGCCTGCTCGCCGCCGTGGAGTCGGCCGGGGGGCTGGCCGCCGCGGAGATGAGCCACGACGGCCTGCCCTGGCGGCCCGACGTCCACGACGAGATCCTCACCGGCCTCCTCGGACAGCGGCCCCCCTCCGGGCAGCGCCCGCCCGTCCTCGCCGACCTCGCCGCCCGCATCGGCGAGGCCGTGGGCCGCGAGGTCAACCCCGACTCCCCGGCGCAGGTCCTGCGGGCCATGGCGTGGATCGGCCATCCCGTCGACTCCACCCGCTCCTGGGTCCTGGAGAGGATCGACCACCCCGTCGTCCCGCTCCTGCTGCGCTACAAGGAGCTCTCCCGCCTGCACTCCGCCAACGGCTGGGCGTGGCTGGACGCCTGGGTGCGCAGGCGCCCCGGCCCGGACGGAACCACACTCGGACGCTTCCACCCCGACTACGTGGTCGGCGGCGTGGTGTCGGGCCGATGGGCCACCCGGGGCGGCGGCGCACTCCAGATCCCCCGGTCGCTGCGAGGGGCGGTCCGCGCCGACCCCGGCTGGGTCCTCGTCCGCGCCGACGCCGGACAACTCGAACCCCGCGTGCTCGCCGCCGTCTCCGGCGACGACGCCCTGGCCGCCGCGGCCGCGGAGGAGGACCTGTACGCGCGCCTGGCCGTGCACGTGGGCGGAGACCGCGACCGCGCCAAGATCGGCATGCTCTCGGCCATGTACGGCCAGACCTCCGGCGACGCCGCGCCCCTGCTGGCCACCATGCGCCGCCTCTACCCGCGGGCCCTGGAGTACGTGGACTCCGCCGCGCGCACCGGAGAGGGCGGCGGCATCGTCCGCTCCTGGCTGGGGCGCACCTCGCCCGTCCCCGAAGGGTGGGACGCCGCCGTCTCCGGGCCCGGCGGGGAGCGCCGCCGCCGGGCCCAGGGCCGGTTCACCCGCAACTTCGTCGTCCAGGCCACCGCCGCCGAGTGGGCCCTGGTCCTGCTCGCCTCGCTGCGCCAGCGCCTGCCGGACATGCCCGAGGGGGCGGGGATCGTCTTCTTCGTCCACGACGAGGTCGTGCTGCACGTGCCCGCCGACCTGGCCGGGGAGGCGGTGCGCGCGGTGGCCGAGGCCGAGGCCACGACCCGCGCCACCCTCTTCGGGGACACCCCGGTGCGCTTCCCGCTGACCCCCGTGGTGACGAGGAACATCGGGTGA
- a CDS encoding C40 family peptidase, with the protein MRSRLRTCVGTTAAFAVAFTAFGTTPAWAEPVVEDRPPISEQLSSEASGATGPRQETSEQSPEVSDSQLRRDAYVAPFREARSTEYFAVAPRALPREAVEAVRGIEGVESVLAVDAARVEIDGEPTSVLGVNPSSFRNHAPEPSAGSDEIWQGVAEGHVALSKDVGTERGLEVGREVTVAGGRGEVPLEVWTHATSGIAGIDALVSRERAAELGMPRGNALVVSAPEADLAELHEALAEALGEDVSLQLVADSPEPLVEGEAVAPSVIEQVIDHAESQLGVPYVWGGETPEGGFDCSGLLQWAFAQAGVSIPRVTHDQWNAGQRVEFDDLQRGDLLFWRTDPTAPDYISHVAIYLGEGMMLEAPRTGLDVRVTPVRTANYAGAVRVNT; encoded by the coding sequence GTGCGGAGCCGCTTGAGAACGTGTGTGGGAACCACGGCCGCCTTCGCCGTCGCCTTCACCGCCTTCGGGACCACCCCGGCCTGGGCGGAGCCGGTGGTCGAGGACCGTCCCCCCATCAGCGAACAGCTCTCCTCCGAGGCCTCCGGCGCCACCGGTCCCCGGCAGGAGACGTCCGAGCAGTCCCCCGAGGTCTCCGACTCCCAGCTGCGGCGCGACGCCTACGTCGCCCCCTTCCGCGAGGCCCGCAGCACCGAGTACTTCGCGGTCGCCCCCCGCGCCCTGCCGCGCGAGGCCGTCGAGGCGGTCCGCGGGATCGAGGGCGTCGAGAGCGTCCTGGCCGTGGACGCCGCCCGTGTCGAGATCGATGGCGAACCCACCTCGGTGCTCGGCGTCAACCCCTCCAGCTTCCGCAACCACGCCCCCGAGCCCTCGGCCGGGTCCGACGAGATCTGGCAGGGCGTCGCCGAGGGCCACGTCGCCCTGTCCAAGGACGTCGGCACCGAGCGCGGACTGGAGGTCGGCCGCGAGGTCACCGTCGCGGGCGGGCGCGGAGAGGTCCCCCTGGAGGTGTGGACGCACGCCACCTCCGGCATCGCCGGGATCGACGCGCTGGTCTCCCGCGAGCGCGCCGCCGAGCTGGGCATGCCCAGGGGCAACGCCCTGGTGGTCTCGGCGCCCGAGGCCGACCTGGCCGAGCTGCACGAGGCCCTGGCCGAGGCCCTCGGCGAGGACGTCTCCCTCCAGCTCGTCGCCGACTCGCCCGAACCGCTCGTCGAGGGCGAGGCCGTGGCCCCCTCGGTCATCGAGCAGGTCATCGACCACGCCGAGAGCCAGCTGGGCGTCCCCTACGTCTGGGGCGGCGAGACCCCGGAGGGCGGTTTCGACTGCTCGGGCCTGCTCCAGTGGGCCTTCGCCCAGGCGGGCGTGTCCATCCCGCGGGTCACCCACGACCAGTGGAACGCCGGACAGCGCGTGGAGTTCGACGACCTCCAGCGCGGCGACCTGCTGTTCTGGCGCACGGACCCCACCGCGCCCGACTACATCTCGCACGTGGCCATCTACCTGGGCGAGGGCATGATGCTGGAGGCGCCGCGCACCGGACTGGACGTGCGCGTCACCCCGGTACGCACCGCCAACTACGCCGGAGCCGTGCGCGTCAACACCTGA
- a CDS encoding glycerophosphodiester phosphodiesterase has protein sequence MQRIGIVVAAVSFFVVTGASASSATQDADPRWSDVTRSAVIEYTTTSERPLIAVSHRGASGHAPENTLAALDAADRLGAETVEVDVQRTKDDVLVLMHDTTLERTTDVEEVFPDRGSYEVGDFTMEEVRRLDAGAWFDSSFDGEPVPTFAEGLDRMEQLDLNLFLELKEPGLYPGIEQEIADELTGRGTWLEPNPDGEPRRLVLQSFDWESVRRSKDLLPSVPHALLGRVPESSIDEHDWAQMINPNHTTIDAAYVERVHEAGMEIMPYTINERSRMDTVLGWKVDGFITDYPDVGQEAIAARTKRSQPVVRIPTLPLPR, from the coding sequence GTGCAGCGCATCGGCATCGTCGTCGCAGCCGTGTCGTTCTTCGTCGTCACCGGCGCGAGCGCATCGTCCGCGACACAGGACGCCGACCCCCGGTGGTCGGACGTCACCAGATCCGCAGTCATCGAGTACACGACGACATCCGAACGCCCGCTGATCGCCGTCTCCCACCGCGGAGCCTCCGGTCACGCGCCCGAGAACACCCTGGCCGCCCTCGACGCGGCCGACCGGCTCGGAGCCGAGACCGTGGAGGTGGACGTCCAGCGCACGAAGGACGACGTCCTCGTGCTCATGCACGACACCACCCTCGAACGCACCACCGACGTCGAGGAGGTCTTCCCCGACCGCGGCTCCTACGAGGTCGGCGACTTCACCATGGAGGAGGTCCGCAGACTCGACGCGGGCGCGTGGTTCGACTCCTCCTTCGACGGCGAGCCCGTCCCCACCTTCGCGGAGGGGCTCGACCGCATGGAGCAGCTGGACCTCAACCTCTTCCTGGAGCTCAAGGAGCCCGGACTCTACCCCGGCATCGAGCAGGAGATCGCCGACGAGCTGACCGGGCGCGGAACCTGGCTGGAACCCAACCCGGACGGTGAGCCCCGACGCCTCGTCCTGCAGAGCTTCGACTGGGAGTCGGTGCGGCGCTCCAAGGACCTGCTCCCGTCCGTGCCGCACGCCCTGCTCGGGCGGGTCCCCGAGAGCAGCATCGACGAGCACGACTGGGCACAGATGATCAACCCCAACCACACCACCATCGACGCCGCCTACGTGGAGCGGGTCCACGAGGCGGGGATGGAGATCATGCCCTACACCATCAACGAGCGCTCCCGGATGGACACCGTCCTGGGCTGGAAGGTCGACGGCTTCATCACCGACTACCCCGACGTCGGCCAGGAGGCCATCGCCGCCCGGACCAAACGGTCCCAGCCGGTGGTCAGGATCCCCACGCTGCCCCTGCCCCGCTGA